The following is a genomic window from Lysinibacillus sp. G4S2.
TTCTTTACCATCAACGACTTCAATTCGGCGAACATGGATAGAGCGAGCTTCTACATGCTCAACAATACCATCATATTTCGCTACTACAGCCGCACCAGAGTCACGCGCATCAACGTGTTCCATACCAGTACCAACGAATGGTGCTTCTGGGTTAAGAAGAGGAACTGCTTGACGTTGCATGTTGGCACCCATAAGTGCACGGTTCGAGTCATCGTTCTCTAAGAACGGGATACATGCAGTCGCAGCCGAAACTACTTGTTTAGGTGAAACGTCCATGTAGTCCATTTGTGCTTTATTGAATACTGTATTATCCCCACGGAAACGACCTACTACCTCTTCTTTAGCAAATGAACCATCAGGATTTAACAGTGAGTTCGCTTGTGCTACATAGTAGTTATCTTCTTCGTCAGCTGTTAAATAATCAATTTGATCCGTTACTCTACCTGTCTCATGGTCAATACGACGATAAGGTGTTTCAATGAATCCAAATTTATTTACTTTGGCAAATGAAGATAATGAGTTGATTAAACCAATGTTTGGACCCTCTGGTGTCTCGATAGGACACATACGACCATAGTGAGAATAGTGAACGTCACGTACTTCGAAACCTGCACGCTCACGTGTTAAACCACCAGGCCCTAATGCAGAAAGACGACGTTTATGTGTTAATTCTGCCAATGGGTTTGTTTGGTCCATGAATTGTGATAACTGAGAGCTACCGAAGAACTCTTTAATTGACGCAATTACTGGACGAATATTAATTAATTGTTGTGGTACGATAGCAGCTGTATCGTTAATAGACATACGCTCACGTACTACACGTTCCATACGAGATAAACCGATACGGAATTGGTTTTGTAACAGCTCACCAACAGAGCGTAGACGACGGTTACCTAAGTGGTCGATATCATCTGTTGCCCCTACTTGGTAAAGTAAGTTGAAGAAATAACTTACTGAAGATAATACGTCAGCAGGTGTAATATTCTTCACTTCTTCATCGATGTATGCATTACTAATAATATTGATTTCTTTTTGCGCTTCATCTTTTGGTGCATAAATTTTAATAGACTGAATTGTTACATCATCCTCAAGCACTCCACCTACTTGTGATAAAGTGCGGTAACCGATTGCTTTTGATGAATCTTCTAGATACGGTAAGATTTTATCTAAAGTACGACGGTCAAGAACTGTACCTTTCTCTACTAAAATTTCGCCTGTTTCTGGGTCTACAAGCGTTTCAGCAATCGTTTGGTTAAATAAACGATTTTTGATATGAAGCTTTTTATTCATTTTGTAGCGACCAACATTCGCTAAATCATAGCGTTTTGCATCAAAGAAACGAGAATATAATAAGCTCTTCGCACTTTCAACCGTTGGTGGCTCACCTGGACGTAAACGTTCATAGATTTCTAAAAGTGCTTTTTCTGTACTTTCAGAGTTATCCTTTTCTAACGTGTTACGTAAATACTCGTTGTCACCGATAATATCGATAATTTCTTGGTCTGAACCGAAACCTAATGCACGAAGTAGCACTGTTGCTGGAAGCTTACGCGTACGATCAATACGTACATATACTACGTCTTTCGCGTCAGTTTCATATTCTAACCATGCACCGCGGTTCGGAATAACTGTAGCTCCAAAACCTTTTTTACCGTTTTTATCAGTTTTATCATGGAAATACACACTCGGTGAACGAACTAATTGTGAAACGATAACACGTTCAGCACCATTGATAATGAACGTACCTGTCTCTGTCATTAATGGGAAGTCACCCATGAAGACATCTTGTTCTTTCACTTCGTCTGTTTCTTTGTTGTAAAGACGTACTTTCACACGTAAAGGAGCTGCGTAAGTAACATCTCGCTCTTTACACTCATCGACATCATACTTAGGATCACCTAATGAATAATCGATAAATTCTAATGAAAGATTGCCTGTAAAGTCCTCGATCGGCGAAATGTCACGGAACATTTCACGTAAACCTTCTTCAAGGAACCACTCGTAAGACGCCGTTTGAATCTCAATCAGATTTGGAAGCTCAAGCACCTCTTTAATACGCGCAAAGCTTCTACGCTGGCGGTGTTGTCCATACTGAACTAGTTGACCTGTCAACTCATTCACCCCTCAATAAAGCGATATTAGGTCTTTGCAAAATCATACAAATAGTGTATGATTTCGAAAGACAAAAAGAAAACGAGTCTTCAAAAAGATCTCATTTTCGGTTAACTAAACTTATCTTGGCAAGTATACCCACATTAAAACAATCATATACAAAAGGGCACACGACCTCAAAATAATATTTTTGCATTGTATCATGTTATCATAGCCGATTTGTCAAGTCAATATTTTATACATATTTCACTTATTTTTTTGCACGTACTATCCAGTACCCTTTTTTCTTCTCTACAACATCGACTTCTGAAAATTTTTCCTCTAAGTAACTTACCGTTGATGGTGCACCTTGCTTCTTCTGTATCACTATCCACAGCTCACCAGATGTCGCTAACTTGTCGTAAGCACCATCGTAAAAACGGAAAACTGTATCCTTTCCCGCACGAATTGGAGGATTGGTTAATATAGCTGCAGCTTTTACATTTTCGTCGACCATCGATAGTCCGTCACTCACAAATATTCGTACATTTTGAACTCCGTTTCCTTGCGCATTTTTTTGCGAAAGCGTAACTGCACGTTCATTAATATCCATCATCAAAACGGTACGATCCGGGTTTGCTTTGGCAACAGATAATCCTATCGGTCCGTAGCCACAACCCACATCCAAAATTGCACCATCAATATCAGGCATTTGAAAAGCATCTATCAAAACACGGGATCCAAAATCTACTTCGCTTTTACTAAATACACCCGCGTCCGTTTCAAAAGAAAACGTATGACCTAATAATTTGAAGGTCCAATGACGAGGTTTACTCTCAGTTTGAGGCTTACTTGTATAATAATGATCAGACATTTTCACGCCTCCTCAGAATGAAGAAAAAAGCCCGCCACAATGACGAGCTTTCCTCTTGTTTAAAAGTAACGCGAGATTACTTAACTTCTACAGATGCGCCAACTTCTTCAAGTTTAGCTTTGATTTGTTCAGCTTCATCTTTAGAAATGCCTTCTTTAAGAGCTTTAGGAGCGTTATCTACTACTTCTTTAGCTTCTTTAAGACCTAAACCAGTGATTTCACGAACCACTTTGATTACTTTAATTTTTTCTGCACCAGCAGATGCTAATACTACGTCAAACTCAGTTTTTTCTTCAGCAGCGCCAGCAGCAGCACCACCTACTACTGCTACAGGAGCAGCAGCTGTTACACCGAATTCTTCTTCGATAGCTTTTACTAAATCGT
Proteins encoded in this region:
- the rplL gene encoding 50S ribosomal protein L7/L12: MNKEQILEAIKAMTVLELNDLVKAIEEEFGVTAAAPVAVVGGAAAGAAEEKTEFDVVLASAGAEKIKVIKVVREITGLGLKEAKEVVDNAPKALKEGISKDEAEQIKAKLEEVGASVEVK
- the rpoB gene encoding DNA-directed RNA polymerase subunit beta, whose amino-acid sequence is MNELTGQLVQYGQHRQRRSFARIKEVLELPNLIEIQTASYEWFLEEGLREMFRDISPIEDFTGNLSLEFIDYSLGDPKYDVDECKERDVTYAAPLRVKVRLYNKETDEVKEQDVFMGDFPLMTETGTFIINGAERVIVSQLVRSPSVYFHDKTDKNGKKGFGATVIPNRGAWLEYETDAKDVVYVRIDRTRKLPATVLLRALGFGSDQEIIDIIGDNEYLRNTLEKDNSESTEKALLEIYERLRPGEPPTVESAKSLLYSRFFDAKRYDLANVGRYKMNKKLHIKNRLFNQTIAETLVDPETGEILVEKGTVLDRRTLDKILPYLEDSSKAIGYRTLSQVGGVLEDDVTIQSIKIYAPKDEAQKEINIISNAYIDEEVKNITPADVLSSVSYFFNLLYQVGATDDIDHLGNRRLRSVGELLQNQFRIGLSRMERVVRERMSINDTAAIVPQQLINIRPVIASIKEFFGSSQLSQFMDQTNPLAELTHKRRLSALGPGGLTRERAGFEVRDVHYSHYGRMCPIETPEGPNIGLINSLSSFAKVNKFGFIETPYRRIDHETGRVTDQIDYLTADEEDNYYVAQANSLLNPDGSFAKEEVVGRFRGDNTVFNKAQMDYMDVSPKQVVSAATACIPFLENDDSNRALMGANMQRQAVPLLNPEAPFVGTGMEHVDARDSGAAVVAKYDGIVEHVEARSIHVRRIEVVDGKEVKGDLTKYKLQKFIRSNQGTSYNQRPLVKVGERVKPRDILADGPSMENGELALGRNVLVAFMTWNGFNYEDAVIMSERLVKDDVYTSVHIEEYESESRDTKLGPEEITRDIPNVGEDALRNLDERGIIRIGAEVRDGDILVGKVTPKGVTELTAEERLLHAIFGEKAREVRDTSLRVPHGAGGIILDVKVFNREDGDELPPGVNQLVRAYIVQKRKIRVGDKMAGRHGNKGVISRILPEEDMPFMPDGTPVDIMLNPLGVPSRMNIGQVLELHLGMASRYLGIHMATPVFDGANEEDVWETMEEAGMNRDGKTILYDGRSGEPFDNRVSVGIMYMIKLAHMVDDKLHARSTGPYSLVTQQPLGGKAQFGGQRFGEMEVWALEAYGAAYTLQEILTVKSDDVVGRVKTYEAIVKGESVPEPGVPESFKVLIKELQSLGMDVKMLTVNDEEVELRDLDEEDELQPADALNIAPQQDKEEEPVESFE
- a CDS encoding class I SAM-dependent methyltransferase; protein product: MSDHYYTSKPQTESKPRHWTFKLLGHTFSFETDAGVFSKSEVDFGSRVLIDAFQMPDIDGAILDVGCGYGPIGLSVAKANPDRTVLMMDINERAVTLSQKNAQGNGVQNVRIFVSDGLSMVDENVKAAAILTNPPIRAGKDTVFRFYDGAYDKLATSGELWIVIQKKQGAPSTVSYLEEKFSEVDVVEKKKGYWIVRAKK